A genome region from Tolypothrix sp. PCC 7712 includes the following:
- a CDS encoding DUF1636 domain-containing protein, with translation MTAVNISASNLGESSHTLFVCKTCASVWQEGKRVGESGGEKLLQKLEFLAQDWELRDKFPIQQVECMSACNRSCVVAFAAQGKTTYLFGDLAVDDCASAVLECASQYYSKPDGLLPWSERPAALKKGILAKIPPIGR, from the coding sequence ATGACTGCTGTGAATATTTCTGCGAGTAATTTGGGTGAATCTTCCCATACTCTATTTGTTTGCAAAACCTGTGCCAGTGTTTGGCAAGAAGGAAAGCGTGTAGGCGAGAGTGGTGGGGAAAAACTATTACAAAAACTAGAATTTCTAGCACAAGATTGGGAGTTGCGAGATAAGTTTCCCATTCAGCAAGTGGAATGCATGAGTGCTTGTAACCGTTCCTGCGTTGTCGCCTTTGCTGCACAAGGTAAAACTACATATCTGTTTGGTGATTTGGCAGTGGATGATTGTGCATCTGCGGTGCTGGAATGCGCTAGTCAATACTACAGCAAGCCTGATGGTTTACTGCCCTGGTCAGAACGCCCAGCAGCCTTGAAAAAGGGGATTTTGGCGAAGATTCCCCCCATTGGGAGATGA
- a CDS encoding pentapeptide repeat-containing protein produces the protein MATPIVRRSNNQSSRSKDPEKSSSLPLLSKRFAAWATEMTLVVASGLVPFGLGVYANSRSDLNRVPLNPVLVVTERAIARPLALPVSYGIRNVAWPTNILWSLALLGPVTLSTWQLFLLAKTGSTIPKRRFGIKVVNEQGTAPGFGAVVIREGLGRWTVPLSVAYLLWRYSLAFPNLGIFAVLALLAIASEGIGLPAKNGRRAIHDILAGTHTVDATRPLPASFSDASRESQAAVSSDAESLADDQQGATASDNTPAHPLVALIRRNPNLTLMGVTLVSMVAVLTTLVGTQVYIQTQETQRKSQQINGQQFLELVKQLNSSSFATVEERRSAIVAMGTLNDPQAVKFLADLLVKETNPMLVDTIQQALANIGIKALPELKTQNQIIAGEMGAAGTNAVQRLQLNQKAINKILAVYSGQSNGIDLSRSQLGVVGSGENSSFNLVLDNVDLSGIKFKSANLNQASFKGSRFRSVGEDGRWDTYDDVIADLTQVQMKQANLTDANLSRVMLNRSDLSRATLNRANLSDARLINANLSSAQLVGADLRGAVLENASLTGADLGDAKLNEADLYAARLGRVVAIGTQLSYANLTKTDWQGSDLSGADLERVNLSNANLSATRMTGAVLRSAQMENANLQNADLSLVDLRGANVAGADFKNAVLSPSKQDPADEFVQTPSKGSVSAVVQGVDFSQAKNLDSKQLAYICTQGGIHPRCP, from the coding sequence ATGGCGACCCCAATTGTTAGGAGAAGTAATAATCAATCTAGTAGGTCAAAAGACCCAGAAAAATCGAGTTCTCTGCCATTATTAAGCAAGCGCTTTGCAGCTTGGGCAACAGAAATGACGCTGGTGGTTGCCAGTGGTTTGGTTCCCTTCGGCTTGGGAGTGTATGCCAATTCCAGAAGTGATTTGAACCGTGTACCGCTGAATCCGGTTTTAGTGGTAACAGAAAGAGCGATCGCAAGGCCTTTGGCTTTACCTGTGAGCTATGGTATTCGTAACGTAGCTTGGCCCACTAATATTTTGTGGAGCCTAGCTTTATTAGGGCCTGTGACACTTTCGACATGGCAGTTATTTTTACTCGCAAAAACAGGTAGCACCATTCCCAAACGTCGATTTGGGATTAAAGTGGTGAACGAGCAAGGCACAGCGCCGGGTTTTGGTGCTGTGGTAATCCGCGAAGGACTAGGACGTTGGACTGTACCGTTATCTGTAGCCTATCTGCTGTGGCGCTATAGTTTAGCTTTTCCTAACTTAGGAATTTTCGCAGTTTTGGCCTTATTAGCGATCGCCTCTGAAGGAATTGGCTTACCTGCAAAAAATGGGCGACGGGCAATACATGATATTTTGGCAGGTACTCATACAGTAGATGCCACTCGCCCTTTACCAGCTTCCTTCTCAGATGCTAGCCGCGAAAGTCAAGCCGCTGTCAGCAGCGATGCTGAGTCATTAGCGGATGATCAACAAGGAGCCACGGCATCAGACAATACACCAGCACATCCCCTAGTGGCACTAATTCGGCGTAATCCTAATCTCACATTGATGGGTGTCACACTGGTGAGTATGGTAGCTGTATTAACCACTTTAGTCGGGACTCAAGTCTACATCCAAACTCAAGAAACACAGCGCAAATCGCAGCAAATCAACGGCCAACAGTTTCTAGAACTCGTAAAACAGCTGAACTCTAGCTCATTTGCTACTGTTGAAGAACGCCGCAGTGCAATTGTGGCTATGGGTACTCTCAACGATCCCCAAGCAGTTAAATTTTTAGCAGATCTACTAGTTAAAGAAACCAACCCTATGCTAGTAGATACAATACAACAAGCTTTGGCAAATATTGGGATTAAAGCTTTACCTGAGCTAAAAACTCAAAATCAAATTATTGCTGGGGAAATGGGAGCTGCAGGTACTAATGCAGTCCAGAGATTACAACTCAATCAAAAAGCCATCAACAAAATTCTCGCTGTTTACAGTGGTCAAAGCAACGGCATTGATTTGAGTCGCAGCCAATTAGGTGTCGTCGGTTCTGGAGAAAATTCCTCGTTCAACTTAGTCTTAGACAACGTTGATTTATCTGGAATTAAATTCAAATCTGCCAATCTCAATCAAGCTAGCTTTAAAGGCAGTCGTTTTCGCAGTGTTGGTGAAGATGGACGCTGGGACACCTACGACGATGTCATCGCTGATTTAACTCAGGTGCAGATGAAGCAAGCCAATCTCACCGATGCTAATCTCAGCCGTGTAATGTTGAACCGTAGCGATTTGAGCCGCGCCACTCTCAACCGAGCCAACTTATCTGATGCCCGTTTAATTAATGCTAATCTCAGCAGCGCCCAGCTAGTGGGAGCCGATTTGCGTGGCGCAGTATTAGAAAATGCTAGCTTAACAGGGGCAGATTTAGGCGATGCCAAACTCAACGAAGCTGATTTATATGCTGCTCGTTTAGGTCGTGTAGTAGCTATAGGCACTCAGTTATCCTATGCCAACTTAACCAAAACCGATTGGCAAGGCTCAGATTTATCTGGCGCTGATTTAGAACGTGTCAATCTCAGCAATGCGAATTTAAGTGCTACTCGGATGACTGGTGCAGTGTTGCGTTCTGCTCAAATGGAAAACGCCAACTTGCAAAATGCTGATTTGAGCCTTGTTGATTTACGGGGTGCAAACGTTGCTGGTGCTGATTTTAAGAATGCAGTTCTTTCACCCAGCAAACAAGACCCAGCAGATGAATTTGTCCAAACACCATCTAAAGGTTCCGTTTCTGCTGTAGTGCAAGGAGTTGATTTTTCTCAAGCCAAAAACTTAGATTCCAAACAGCTTGCTTACATTTGCACCCAAGGCGGGATTCATCCGCGTTGTCCGTAG
- a CDS encoding RrF2 family transcriptional regulator, with protein sequence MELSNKSEYALLALLELASCYPSGESLQIRQMAVLQDIPNRYLEQLLATLRRRGLIKSIRGAKGGYVLARDPRKITLLEAWSSIEGVDAAVPTVDQNSKTLETQIINEIWQEARQAANAVLEKYTLQDLCERRLKHREKELMYYI encoded by the coding sequence GTGGAACTCTCTAACAAATCTGAATACGCACTTCTCGCTCTGTTAGAGTTGGCTAGTTGTTACCCTAGTGGTGAATCTCTACAGATTCGGCAGATGGCAGTGCTGCAAGATATACCGAACCGCTATTTAGAACAATTGCTAGCAACTTTGAGGCGTAGAGGTTTAATTAAGAGCATACGCGGAGCCAAAGGTGGCTATGTTTTAGCGCGAGATCCGCGAAAAATTACATTGCTAGAAGCTTGGAGCAGTATTGAAGGAGTAGATGCTGCAGTACCGACTGTTGACCAAAATTCCAAAACTCTAGAAACTCAAATTATTAACGAAATTTGGCAAGAAGCGCGTCAGGCGGCTAACGCGGTTTTAGAAAAATATACTTTGCAAGACCTATGTGAGCGACGACTCAAACACCGAGAAAAAGAACTGATGTACTATATCTAA
- the msrB gene encoding peptide-methionine (R)-S-oxide reductase MsrB, with amino-acid sequence MKRRYLLEAGAVMFGTVWLSNYLLRKPKVMTAAKNNEFEIAKTEEEWRTTLTPEQFRVLRQHGTERAGTSPLDKQYAAGEYLCAGCDLPLFTSETKFNSGTGWPSFYNPIEGAIATTVDKSFFMTRVEVHCSRCGGHLGHVFNDGPKPTGKRYCMNGVALKFVAS; translated from the coding sequence ATGAAAAGGCGATATCTTCTAGAAGCTGGTGCCGTTATGTTTGGCACAGTATGGTTATCAAATTATCTACTTAGGAAACCAAAAGTTATGACAGCTGCAAAGAATAATGAATTTGAAATCGCCAAAACTGAGGAAGAATGGCGCACAACGCTGACACCAGAACAGTTTCGGGTGCTGCGTCAACATGGTACGGAACGCGCTGGTACAAGTCCTCTCGATAAGCAATATGCGGCGGGGGAATACCTGTGTGCAGGGTGTGATTTACCCTTATTTACCTCAGAAACCAAATTTAACAGTGGTACTGGCTGGCCCAGTTTTTACAATCCTATTGAAGGTGCGATCGCTACTACTGTAGATAAATCGTTTTTTATGACGAGAGTTGAAGTGCATTGTAGCCGATGCGGTGGACACCTGGGTCATGTATTTAATGATGGCCCTAAACCCACTGGTAAGCGCTACTGCATGAATGGTGTAGCTTTAAAGTTTGTTGCTAGCTAA
- the egtC gene encoding ergothioneine biosynthesis protein EgtC: MCRLLAYLGSPISLERLLYTPEHSLIVQSYQPQEMISGVVNADGFGIGWYHAQKDTEPFIYKHILPIWNDQNLPHLSRYVESGRILGYVRSATTGQALDFSNSQPFQYQRLLFTHNGRIENFRQTLYRPIRNQLSNEIYQSIKGSTDSEHIFALLLNQLQSHPAKTPEQALHITLLHLLELAAEYESDVSANIILSDGDRLIACRFSSKSPAPSLYWLENDSNFPESVIIASEPIFNGNWTTCPENSIISVGEDRVIQVEHI, encoded by the coding sequence ATGTGCCGTTTACTTGCTTACCTCGGTTCGCCAATTTCTTTAGAACGCTTACTATACACACCAGAACATTCCTTGATTGTGCAGAGTTATCAGCCTCAGGAAATGATTTCTGGAGTGGTCAACGCTGATGGCTTTGGAATTGGTTGGTATCATGCTCAAAAGGATACCGAACCATTTATCTACAAACATATTTTGCCGATTTGGAATGACCAAAATCTGCCACATCTGAGCCGCTATGTGGAATCAGGGCGGATTTTGGGCTATGTGCGTAGTGCGACAACAGGCCAAGCTTTAGATTTTAGTAACTCTCAGCCATTTCAGTATCAGAGGCTGTTATTTACTCATAATGGCAGAATTGAGAATTTCCGCCAGACGTTATATAGACCGATTCGCAATCAACTCAGCAATGAGATTTATCAATCAATTAAGGGAAGTACAGATTCAGAGCATATCTTTGCTTTACTGTTAAATCAGTTGCAATCTCACCCGGCTAAGACTCCAGAACAGGCTTTACACATCACATTACTTCACTTGTTGGAATTAGCAGCCGAGTATGAAAGTGATGTTTCTGCCAACATCATTTTAAGTGATGGCGATCGCCTAATTGCTTGTCGCTTTAGTAGTAAATCACCTGCGCCTTCTCTTTACTGGTTAGAGAATGATTCAAATTTCCCTGAATCGGTAATTATTGCTTCTGAACCGATATTTAATGGTAATTGGACAACTTGCCCAGAAAATAGCATCATCAGTGTGGGAGAAGACCGTGTTATCCAAGTTGAGCATATCTAG
- the egtB gene encoding ergothioneine biosynthesis protein EgtB — translation MLSKLSISSVREDIILAFIECRTKTLTLFEGMDRQTFCHQPHPDFSPVGWHLGHIAYIESLWLLEHIAGLPCLFPQYCQLFAADGLPKAKRVELPDLGEILNYLDTVRSKALDILKVADVEQHERLWRFLIQHESQHCEIISMVLELTKLPLNNSLYLDAVSPAAPHNLEEMIQIPAGEFEQGNNSIEALDNESLAHNVYLDTYYIDRYPVTCRQYRAFIEAGGYQNPQWWSKAGWEWLQIEQVTQPLYWQGNVTWDNHPVWGVSWYEAEAYSRFVGKRLPTEAEWEKAARRNPQAPALTENCNCDRLIGKTTPVDAYPGGQSAYGLYDTLGNVWEWTATWFDGYPGFKSFPYTGYSQVYFDQKHRVLKGGSWVTRPWVLRPSFRSWYYPSVRQVFTGFRCAVSNIQNFCSK, via the coding sequence GTGTTATCCAAGTTGAGCATATCTAGTGTCAGAGAAGATATTATTCTTGCGTTTATTGAATGTCGCACGAAAACTCTGACACTGTTTGAGGGTATGGATAGACAGACATTCTGTCATCAACCCCATCCAGATTTTAGCCCTGTTGGTTGGCACTTAGGTCATATTGCTTACATTGAATCTTTGTGGTTGCTAGAACACATTGCAGGTTTACCATGTTTGTTTCCGCAATACTGTCAGCTGTTTGCAGCTGATGGTTTACCCAAAGCCAAGCGTGTGGAATTACCTGATTTAGGGGAAATTCTTAATTACCTAGATACAGTCAGAAGCAAAGCTTTAGATATCCTCAAAGTCGCTGATGTTGAGCAACATGAACGGCTGTGGCGCTTTTTAATTCAACACGAAAGCCAACACTGTGAAATTATTAGCATGGTGTTGGAATTAACAAAACTTCCTTTAAATAACTCACTTTACCTTGATGCTGTTAGTCCAGCTGCGCCTCATAACCTGGAAGAAATGATTCAAATTCCTGCAGGTGAATTTGAACAAGGTAACAACTCTATTGAGGCGCTAGATAACGAATCTTTGGCACATAACGTATATTTAGACACCTATTATATTGACCGTTATCCTGTCACTTGTAGACAATATCGCGCATTTATAGAGGCTGGCGGCTACCAAAATCCTCAGTGGTGGTCAAAGGCTGGCTGGGAGTGGTTACAAATAGAGCAGGTAACTCAACCGCTATACTGGCAGGGAAATGTTACCTGGGATAATCACCCGGTTTGGGGCGTTAGCTGGTACGAAGCAGAAGCCTATTCACGGTTTGTCGGGAAGCGGCTACCCACAGAAGCCGAATGGGAAAAAGCAGCTAGGCGGAATCCCCAAGCACCAGCATTAACTGAGAATTGTAATTGCGATCGCTTAATTGGTAAAACTACCCCTGTTGATGCTTATCCTGGTGGACAAAGCGCCTATGGTTTATACGACACTTTGGGTAATGTCTGGGAGTGGACAGCTACTTGGTTTGATGGCTATCCAGGATTTAAAAGTTTCCCTTACACAGGTTATTCCCAAGTTTATTTTGACCAGAAACATCGCGTATTAAAAGGCGGTAGTTGGGTAACACGTCCTTGGGTACTGCGCCCTAGTTTTCGCAGTTGGTATTATCCGAGTGTACGTCAGGTTTTTACGGGGTTTCGCTGCGCTGTTAGTAATATACAGAACTTTTGTAGTAAGTGA
- a CDS encoding catalase family protein translates to MSQVSNSEIIDQIVAGAVQDQAAKAPGLRQAHAKSHGCVWGELAIADNIPENLQVGIFSKVKTYPIWARFSNASGPLSQGQLQSDKNPDGRGFAIKVLQVEGKKVLEDEPNAQDFVLINHPVFFVREAQDYIRLAEVTAGKLPPETLAYEFGILQQIAGKKTLNPSEIQYWSATPYRLGTQAIKFSAKPQVINTADLPIPDSDHYLRAALVNTLTIEKRDVYFDFLIQLQSDSDPKWVDDPTLLWDENISPYIKVATIKIPAQEFDNSDRKQFDESLSFTPWHTLPEHEPLGSVNASRLKLYKTIAQNRREHNQQVITEPQPYAIQS, encoded by the coding sequence ATGAGTCAAGTATCTAATAGTGAAATCATTGACCAAATTGTTGCAGGTGCTGTTCAGGATCAAGCTGCTAAAGCACCAGGCTTACGTCAAGCTCATGCGAAAAGTCATGGTTGTGTCTGGGGTGAGTTGGCGATCGCAGATAATATTCCTGAGAATCTGCAAGTTGGTATTTTCAGCAAGGTTAAAACCTACCCCATCTGGGCAAGATTTTCTAATGCATCTGGCCCCTTAAGTCAAGGACAACTGCAATCTGACAAGAACCCCGATGGTAGAGGCTTTGCAATTAAAGTTCTCCAGGTGGAAGGTAAAAAGGTGTTAGAAGATGAACCTAACGCTCAAGATTTTGTGCTGATCAATCATCCTGTTTTCTTTGTGCGAGAGGCTCAAGATTATATTCGTCTAGCAGAAGTGACAGCTGGTAAACTTCCCCCAGAAACCTTAGCGTACGAGTTTGGGATTTTGCAACAAATTGCTGGGAAGAAAACTCTCAATCCTTCAGAAATTCAGTATTGGAGTGCTACACCCTACCGTTTGGGAACCCAGGCGATTAAATTTTCTGCAAAACCGCAAGTTATAAATACTGCTGATTTACCTATCCCAGATTCTGATCACTATTTGCGCGCAGCTTTAGTCAATACTCTGACTATAGAAAAGCGGGATGTTTATTTTGATTTCTTGATTCAACTACAGTCTGATAGCGATCCCAAATGGGTTGATGATCCTACCCTCCTTTGGGATGAAAATATCTCTCCATATATTAAAGTAGCAACTATCAAAATTCCGGCTCAGGAATTTGATAATAGCGATCGCAAACAGTTCGATGAAAGTCTTTCTTTTACGCCTTGGCATACTCTACCGGAACATGAACCGTTGGGTAGCGTCAATGCTTCTCGGTTGAAGTTATATAAAACTATTGCCCAGAATCGCCGGGAACACAATCAACAGGTGATTACTGAGCCACAACCCTACGCCATACAATCATAA
- a CDS encoding heavy metal-responsive transcriptional regulator, whose translation MLAQAEGKQIGVVAKESGVPIKTIRYYEELGLLQSSGRTEGGFRLFSADVLARLHFIKRAQSLGLSLSEIKEFLNVHDSGNLPCEHIKIKLEQKVKAIDEQIQQLMILRQELSGLLSGWEIKPDNNQETICPIIEHQ comes from the coding sequence ATGTTAGCCCAAGCAGAAGGAAAACAAATTGGTGTAGTTGCCAAAGAAAGTGGCGTACCAATTAAAACCATTCGTTACTATGAAGAACTTGGCTTACTCCAATCATCAGGCAGAACAGAAGGCGGATTTCGATTATTTAGCGCTGATGTTTTGGCAAGATTACACTTTATTAAACGTGCTCAAAGCTTGGGATTAAGCTTATCGGAAATTAAAGAATTTCTCAATGTTCATGATAGTGGCAACTTACCTTGTGAGCATATCAAAATTAAACTAGAGCAAAAGGTAAAAGCCATTGATGAACAAATTCAGCAATTAATGATTTTGAGACAAGAATTATCTGGTTTGCTGTCTGGATGGGAAATTAAACCTGATAATAATCAGGAGACTATTTGCCCAATTATTGAACATCAATAA